gaagaattgttcttaaagaagatatgggcttggcatacccaagtcccaaaaccctcacccaaatccatttcctatatccatacccgtttccctttctagccgtcagattggatcatctcagcatcctatggtcgcagcatcgccagtacatcaaagtttgaagatcctgtctaacactacagcacctaactccatcttgagccgtcagtttcgttgtatcaagcatccgacggtcgataccagcctcttcacttgtagccgttagatcgatctatcatttccgcatctcACGGCTCAGCTTTGTGAATcttcgagacttgatgcatccgctcaacacccaaacacctaatacctatacccatcaaccaaacactacCCTAACCCCTAAtcccatcgaccttctctttcttcttcccccttcttctcttctgcaactccatgtctagcgccaccaactccactgccccgtcgctgccaccaccaccaacccttCACGATCTCTCAAATCACTAACCCCATCAttattaccactttcaccaactctatgtccttctaatttctcaatttcacgcctcacccatgtcaggaaccctagaggtgaaattgataaattaggtcggaATAGAGTTGCAATCAGGGCATGGGAAGAGCATGAGAAGacgaataagaagcatgggtcgacgaatttgattgctatcagtgtttatgtaaagtttaatttcaacttttgaaattctgtgaaattaggtatttgggggaaactcatgtaaactataaataggggatgtgtgggaggattagaactcatgcctgggttagccagagctcaaccttagaggcctggactagccagtgctctctattgTTAGTTTCAATTACAATTTCAGTTTTTAGCATAATTTCATGTTCAGTAGAACTCAATTACATTTGTtcacaatgtttgttatgttctaatccattctgctagggttagatggAGCCCTTAATATTTTGCTAAATTGATTCATGTTTTTAGTGGTGCTATTGCTGTACTTAATTGCTTAAGGGTAGATTTCATCTTAGTTccacaacatattactttcaccatgtatgtcatgcatccttggtagtttgatcaattctatgttgttgtgctgtaaatcatgcttaaaatgaatagatttatcttttgattagttgtgctttaatcagacaattaatacttgtgataaatactttttaccagagacaatgacatcactgtaactgaattacttagCTAAGATTAGGTGGTGGACTCCAAAATCCTAGCAATCTCCATATCCACACTGAGCTTTAGCTTTTGTCTTGACACTTTAGGTTTGAATTCAATTAAGAAACATAAAAAATCAacacagctccctccttgtccctgtggacttcccctgcttattcactcactacaactgaccctgtatacttgcaggtctaagttgtaggttctttcaaaACCCTACCACTATCTTTATCTCTGCTTTGAGTCGAGACTGCAAGGGCTTTTTCTTTAATGGTTGGAGTGAAATAGTCATCTAGCTTCTCAATATCCCAAGAATTTTCTGGTGTAATTTGTTACTTTACCAGGTTAGGAATTTGTTCTACTTTATCCGATGGTTTTTAGATTATATCTTCACTGGGAGTCCATCTGTCTTCTCAAAATTTTTTCCGACTCTCCATTTTTTTATTTGCTACACGAAGTTACCTTTTATAAGATTCTGACCTTTTTGGATACTAGTCCAAAACTAAGAAAGGTTAGAAGATCTAGAAAATTTTAAAGGATTAGAATTAGGGAAATATTTTGCTTTTAGAAGCCTGATCCATAATTGATGTGGTTCAGATATTAATCTGGCTAGTTTGGTGAAAAAAGCTAAATTGAACTGGTGTGGGTTTTTAATTCTTAACCCCCTTGAGATATGGGTTTGCAGATACCATACCAAACTTTTACAAAACCGCGCTGTCGATTAGTTCCCTCTTTTCTCcaccaaaaatttctttgaaTCATGTCCAATTGATCCATCGTCTCTTTTGGTAGTGTCAGCACTTGCATTTGATAAGTAGGGTAAGCTTGAAGAACCGATTTTATTAGGATTGTCATCCCTGCCTGAGATAGAAGCTTTTATTTCCAACCTTGAAGTGTAGAATAATACCTTTGTAACAGAGGCTCAAAATTCTCCTTTCTATTcttatatatatagaaaaaagaGGAGTCCCCAGATATCTTTCATTTTTAGTCATCAGTTGGACTTTTAGGAATTCTTGCAATTATTTTTCCATGTCTCAAATGAATGCGGTGGCTAAAATATATTCCTGATTTTTGGAGATTAATCATTTTGCCCCGTTATATCTCCAAAAGTTGATAATATGTTTAATAGATTTTCCGCTTCTCCTAAATCCGCTCTTGTGAATAGAAAACAGTCACCTGCGAAGAACAGAGATGAGAGATATTCGGAGCGTCTTTATTGATTTTAAGACCATATAGCATCttttctgctactgttttttCCAGAAGTTTTGAAAGAATTTCCATCAAATTAAGAAAAGATAAGGGGAGAGTGGATCTACCTATCTTAAACCTCTGGTGTTTTTGAAAGTTGGGCCTGTGGTAGGGATGGCaatggggcggggaccttgaatcgCATCCCCTATCCCGTTCGAAAAACCAAAACCTATCCCCTACCCGCTCCCCATAAAAATGGGGCGGAGACGGGTATGGGGAATCCCTGTAGGCGATGGGTTTCCCATCGATCACCATAACATTacaataaatatttaaaattttgtaaataataataatttaaaaataattataatgattCAAACAATGATACTAACTTAAGCAGTTTAAATTTATAATAACCAACTAAAACTGAAAAATAAATGaaacaattgatccacaaataagTATTATGATTCCTTTTACTTCTTAGTTCCTCATTATTAACGGAAAAGATTTTGAACTCGCAGTGCGAGTTCAAAGAAGAATTCGCAGCCTCACAGCCGTCAGATGGTGGAGATATGACATCACCTAACCAAGGATTTTACCACAATTATCTTTACTAATATATGTGGTTAAGTCATGATGTCACATCTCCACATCCAACGACTTTTGATGCTGCGAATTCATTTTTGAACTCGCAGTGCGAGTTCAAATTTTTTTCCATTATTAACCATTTTCCTCTATGTTAATCATCTCATCATGATTTTCTTCGTTATCTTCCGATAAAGTTCCTCGATCAGATATAATAGGTTATGGTATGGGCCGGGTATGGggtggggaccttgaatcccatccccaccccatcccGCATCACTACTTTCAGAAATTTTCCGTACCTCGCCCCGCTCCCCGTTTATACGGATAAAATCCTAATCCATAAGGGGCGGATCCCCACGAAGATGGATTTGGGTGGGGCAAATTGCCATCCCTAGCCTGGGGAACCACCAAGTAGAATGGAAAAACTAGTGGTTAAAATACGTTCATGACCACTAGTTCAAATTTCAAAATCCTTTGCCATTCgtattttccaaaaaacttaAATGGTGGGAGATTAAATTATGACAGATACTAATGATGTGGGGAAATATTATGCGGGAGTATAGTCCGTTAATTCGTTAATACGCGTATAATACGGGATTCCATATGTAGTTGCTTACGCGTAAGATACGCATATAACTCGGATTCGAAAAAAAATCGTGTATAATTCTTCTTGCTTGAGAAAGCAATTTAGATTCTCTAATTGTAATCCGAATGGAGCCCTTTTAAAGCTCTTGCAGCCCCAAAAACAATGTTCTTCTCTTCCGATGTACTGTGCCTAGTGCTTACCAATCTCTTGCAGAAACTAGAGAGAAAAAACAAGAAATCATACTTTCTTCAATGAAAAAAGTTGAGATTTGatgattttatttgtttattctctTTAACATAATCTGGGTGTGTTTCAAAATTCCATCTTTTCGGGGTAAAAATGTCTGCAAACATGGTTTCTCTACTAAATTCAATGTTTACTACTTTGTCTGGGGTTCACAATTCTTCCGATTCTTGTAGAATTGTTGTTCCAAGTAGAAATAAATTGGGTTCTTCTTCTAGCGAGAGAAAGATGATATTGTGATGTTGTTCTGCACCACCTAGAAATGTTGAATATGGTATATCAGGACTGAAGTTCAATGTAAGTTCACTAACAGAAAACCCCAATTCATTAATTTCAATTTTATTGTAATTCTGCAATTTCTAGTGTAATTACACATGTTTAAAGATATTTTTGCATAATTTAGTGAAAAACTATGTGTTTGGGAATGaaaatttaggttttcttttAATGTAATGGATTGGATGCTGCTGACCAAGAGAATATGTTTGTGGGTAAAGAGATAGATGATGAATTTTCTGATGTCCTCATTGAATGTAGAGATGTTTACAAGTCATTTTCTGGTGTCAGCTTTAAGCTGAGTGTTTTCTTATTAGTTTGGCGAATTTGGGTTATCCTTTTTGTAATGATGTTTCTATTTCTACTTCCATTTTTATGAATGTGGAAAAGGATTGATTTTTTGGTTTATTAGCTGTCTTGATTTTTTGAATATATCTACTATTTGGCAGGGAGAGGTTTACATTCGTGGAAGAAAGAGACGTggtttgataagtgatgatgaATTGTAAGACTCCACATTGGCTTGGTATGTTCTTTCCTTGTAACCCTGATATTGCTAGTGCTACATGTTTCATCTTTTTACCGAGCCCATATCAAATCTTTTAGcatgtgttatttttttctcttCCCATATAACTTGCAGGTATTTCAAAGTGCCACTGTTTGATTCCTAGACCGTTCTTTGTAGTGAGCCATTGTGGTTTCCTCTTCGTTTTGTGAGTTGTGCTAGATAGGGAAATTCTTTATTTGATTACGAAATGTTTGCTGCTTTAAGAAATCAGGATATGCTATATGTAATTGTAGATAGAGAATGGTACCTGTATTGTTGTGTAACAATTTGTTGATCAGTTAAACTTTTTCACCAATTTCAAACTAGGAGTTTTTGTTAAGGCAGTTCTTGACTTTTGAAAATAACTTGAAATAAAGGAAACAGGGTTAAGGGAGATTCAACCTAACCTGATGGAAGTTTAGGCAATCTACTGCTCTCTTGAAATACGGTTGAGAAGTTATTTGGAAGTGACTTGGGGTTAAGGGATGAAAAGATGGGGTGTCCCTTGTCCTattctaatttttattttgagtaACTTAAAGTTTTGGAAAGAATGATCTTGAAGTAAGGTGTCAATAGAAGTTGGGTTAAAAAGGGATTGGATATATATTTGGTTTATAACATCTTGGTGGACATATTATTGGTAGATTATAGATCTAATTACTTCAATTTGTATTCAAAGATAGAGGTGAAGTTTATCCATAGATCTTAGTTTCAAATTCTGTAAATGTGCTGAGTAATTCTTGTGTCATCATAAGGTTCGTAACTATTATGCCATTTCTTTGTGATAATGTGTGTATGGCTTATGTTAAATTTTCATATTCAGTAACCATTTGTGACTGTTTCCAAAGATCTAAAAGCCATACTTGGTAGTAAATCAGGATAACATCCCCTTAAACCTCCGTATTTTAGTCTCTGAATATGTTGTTTCTTACTCGTCCTTATACTTTATTTTGTGATCTGCAGATGTGAGAAATCATCATGTTATGATTCCTCACAGACATGGAAAGGTATGCAACATGATTCCGAGTCATCTGACAGTCAAGTTCCTTtctctattttcttgtttctgtAACTCAATGAGTCTTCTTTATTTATCGTTGAACTTCCAATAGATGGCACATATTTTCTAATTAGTTTTCCTTTGCATGAACAAAGGCATAGGTCAAGCGGCGTTATTGGTTGTTTGAAGAAAACTCAGAATTGGTGCTTGCCTGCTGTAGGTGAAGAACACCAGCGATTTGCAGGAGCTAAAGCTAGAACTATGACACTTCACGCCTAAATCAATGCCTTTACGGAAATCATCTACTGCTATGTTTCTCATAAGCAAGAAGATTGTGCAGATAAAGCGGATTACTTCCATTTAGTAATGTAACCCAGACAAGGAAACTTGTCTGCCACTACCACATTTTGTTCTGTTGAAATTACAATGCAATGAGAAAAGTTAAATTTGTTCAGTTCTTCTTGTTCTGTGTTTTGTGCATTTTCCACCCATGCTGTCTTTTTTGAACCACCGTCTCTGGAGCCTAAGGTAGCTCAGGTGGTTTCTAATGTTGTTCAGTGTTTGTTTGCAGTGGGAAGAACCCTATGGAAACTCAGACTGATCATATCATGTGGTCCAGAATGTTCAAACAGAGTTCTAGCTAGGTGGACCAACCCAGAGTATTACTTATGAACAGTGAAAAGTCACATTTTTCGAGACACCCTCAAAACAGTTTCAAACACACATCAATTATTTGCTGTACTAGAAAACCACAATTGCATGATTCTCTTagattccaccaccaccaccagtttcTCTCTGCACCTCCTCCCTCAACATCTTCAATTATTATAATTGATTACCTCCACCACCAACAGCAGCTTCCCTCTCTGTTTCTCTTCTTGTTTCAGACTCACAGTAACTTGATCACAACCAGTTCTTGTCATTTCTCTTCCAGTTTGATCTCTAATTCAAGAGGGTTTTGTGTCAGAGATCTCATGGGtgatgaaactaatcaattgtgGTAGCTGCATCATCAATTGAGAGAAGAAGTGAACGTAGAAGCCCACCGGTGCCAAAGGCAGCACCATGGCTAGTCTTCCCTTATGGAAAAGGTATGAAAAATCAAGCTTTTTATAACATTTGTGAACTCAATAACCAAACCTGTAGAAAGTCTACACCTGAATTGAGTGGGAAATCGTTTTGGCAACACCCTAGTCATCAAGGTTGGTTGATTATTCTATGCACTGAGGATCGCACTGATAATTTTGGTGATTGTTTTCTTTGGAACCCTTTAACATTGGAGACCATTCAGTTGCCTAGCATACAACAATGGTATGGAACGACACTCTATGTGTCGCTTTTCGGGGGTTGTATATTGTCTTCACCTCCTGATAATGCCGATTCCATAGTTTTAGTCCTTTTCTCTTATGCTTCTATAAGTAGTAATCAATTCTATCTATTTTGTCACCCTGGGGATAAAGAATGGAAAACAGACAAGTTGTCGGAAGATGTTCTGCTCAAGGATGATTATATTGAGCTCCATTGTTTTAAAGGTAAGCTGTATGTTATGGGTTTAAATTGTCACCACTTAGAGATTGAGATACAGAAACTTGATGATGGACATATAGATCTTTCTATTAGGAAATTTGAGGTGGCTAGGAACATTCGTAATCCAATACTAGGGGGGCGGTATTCTTCTGCTTTTAGACATCATTTTGTGGAAACTGTAGACGAATTCTTTTCCGTTACTCTACGTTACAGTTCAAGAGGATTTAAGAAGGTAGTATGCCAAATAGTTGTGTTGCGCTTGGATTTTTCTGCAATGGAGTGGAAGGAGGTGTATAGTTTGGGGGACCATGTTCTATTTGTTGGCACCAAATACTCGACTTCTTGCTCTGCAGCTGAGGCAGGGATTGCAAGGGGTTGTTTGTATTTTACACTTCAGTGTGATCAGAGTTTGTACAGATTTGAAGTAGAAAGTACCAGTAATTCAGTTATTTTGCCGTGTCTAAAGCTACCAACACCATGGGATTCGGCGGATTGGATCATGATCCCTAGGGGACGAAATGGAGAGGATGATATGGCGGGTAAAGATGAACCAGAGAAGAGCATGATAAAGGCAGTGGAATGTAAAGCATGCGTATTCAGTAATCATGAGGGTGGGAAACATGGTGGAATGGACAGCGGAGGAGATTCAGAGAAACCATGGCCTTGGTGCATTCTTATCGATGATAATGTGGAGTCTATCGCAAACCATCTCCATCGATTGGATTATGCCCATTTTCGTTCAGTCAGCAAAGCAAATTTGGCACTAATGCCAGTGGGAAAGCTTACATCCACTTGTGCCACTAGAGACACATATCTAACTCCTTGGCTGATGTTTAGTAGAGATCACGGATCCGCCACCTTCACTTTCGTTAACCCAATGTATGATAATGAGAAGTACTTCCTGAACCTCTTTGATCTGGTGGGTGCTGTAATCCGTTTTCAAAAGGGAGGTTGGTTACTGATGTCGAAGGACGATCAGGTAACTAATTCATTGTTCTTTTACAACCCATTCACAAGAGAGACCATCAAGCTTCCGCAACTGCCAGATGAAGAGATATATGGCTTTTCAGGTATCTCATTTTCCTCCTTACCAACTTCGTCAGACTGTGCTGTTTTTCCTATTGAACAAAGAGGGGGTGAAAACGTCTCGCTCTACTTCATTAGAAAGGGAGAAGCATTTTGGAGGTTTTTCGTCTTTGGTAATGCTGATATCGGAAAGTACATCCCATTGCATAACACTCAAGTTATATGCAATGGTGTTTTCTACTGTGTAGATTATAACGGAGTGTTAGGTGTATTTAACATAGAGGATAATAGTTGGAAAGTTCTGGAGAAACCCCATCAACAATTTGGTGCAATGTATCCAAGTTTCCTAGTAGAGAGTGGAGGAGAGCTTTTGTTGGTGAAATTAGAACGCTACGGAACTTTGTTTGGGATATTTAGACTGGATTTCAACAAGATGGAATGGATGAGGGTTGAAAGTCTAGGAAAGCATATGCTATTCGTCAGCTACACCTCATGTATCTCTGTAGTTGCTCCAACTAGTCGCATGGAGAACAAAGTCTATTTCCCTAGATTATGTCTTAACGGCGAAAGGGTTGTATTCTATTCTCTGGAAACAGGCACTTATTCCTCTTTTGGAAGTCAGCATTCTGCCACAGATTTTTATGATACTGAAGGATGGTATGCAAACTACACTTGGATTGAACCCAATTGGGTGAAATCCACAGCTCAAGACCTAGAATGGGTTATGCTTCCTTCTTCCTGAACATTTACTAGCCTGTATATGTTGTTCTAGCGTATGTTCGTACCTGGGGGTTTCTAAATTTTATGTTGTTTGTTGCTCATTTCTTTCTTTTGTAGTGAAGTTATGGGTGTTACCCATGTGGCTCAACCCTTGTGAATTATTGATTTAAAGTGTTTGTTTTTTACTTGATTTTGCATTTCTGCGGGTAATAAATGATGCTATTATATCTGAATTTCATTTGGTTTCTGATCTACAAAGGTTTCTCATGATTTATTTACAATGATGGGTAAGCTTGTGTCAGAATTCTCAAGGCCGAAGTACTTAGAAAGACGGAATTTCTGGAGCTACAAGAAGAATCAGGGCCATGCTACAGCAACTTTAAGGAGCATAGTTAGAGACCTGATGAAGGAAGGTCGTTGTCGGAATATTTTGATGACCCCTCAAGCTGACTGGGTGCTGCAGTGGCTAGAAATGCTGCTAGGCAATTCAGGGGGTTGGTTCTCAGGTTCTCCAGCAGTCAAATCCATTGGCAGGCGAAGCTCAGTTGGCAGTCAAAAAAGATTTTAGTGAAGGTGATTCTCAACAAGTGGTACACTGCACATACTTACCAAGAAACGAAAGCAGATCCCCCTGGAGAATTAGAGATCCTGTAGGTGATATTCTTGAAGCTCTTCTCATGCAGTTGACTTTGATCGTTGACCAACAGTTGACTGGCTGGAAAGCTGGGCTGACCGGTAGACTGTGTAAGTTGCTTGGGTGTCTAAATCCAAGCAAAGAAAGAAAACGAGGAGGCTATAAAAGATCTCCCTTTTTCACGGCTACAATTTGACTGAAATTCTAGCCTCTTTTTCTCTGAGTTGTAGGGTTCTTTAGAAAAAGAACTCTTGGTGATTAATATTCTGGGTTGAAGATGTCTAGACAAGGAGAATCTATTGTGCGTTCCCTGATGGTATCTCTGAGGGATCTCTACTGTGGCACTTCCAAGAAACTGTCCGTTTCCCACAATGTAATATGCTCCAACTGTGCTTGTTCTGGTTGCAAAGCTTCTGGCATGAAACTAGTAAAACTATACTATTATGGATTGGTCCAGCAGCCATGTAACGACTGTGGAGGTAGAGCAGTAGTAGAAACAACCATCAGCTGCCCTGGGTGCAATGATGACAAGGTTGTCCAGGAAAAGAAGATTATAGAAGTCCACGATGAAGGGATGCCCGTGCATAAGAAACCTGACATGAAAGGTAATTTGCATATTCACTTCATTGTGGAATACCCTGATTCATTGACAATGGAGCAGCACAAAGCCTTGGAAGGTTTGAGGAAGGAGGAAATCAAGATTAAACAAGCTGAAGCTccagatgaagacgatgatatgCATGAAAGGGCCCAAATTCACTGGGTATTGACATTTTTACAGAGGAATATCCTATGTCGACATGAGTATACAATTCTTTTTTAAAAGTAAACTCTATGTCGGCAAACTCCAGCAGCAATGCTTCATAACTTCACACCATTCGCACTTGTCGGTAAGTTGACGTCTCTGTGAACAGCTGCATTCATAGGTGTCCAACTTTCTGCAACGTGATCGCCTCGATTCTATTTTTTTAGGTGTTTTTCTAGTAAATGTAAGACATTATCTCCCAACTGATAAATCCATTCAACTACCAAAAATATCTTCCCACGTTGATCTTTATTATTTATAGTGGCATACATGACTTGATTCTTTCTCCCCCATTTAAACTCCATTCTCTCATTAACTAAACCCACACAGCCTTTGATTTCTCTTCTTCAACCTCTACATTGCTGCTGATCGTATTACTTTTACTCTAATGGCAGATGCATCACCTACCAAAGAAGAATGTTCATCTGcatcaacaccaacaacaacccATGATCATGATCACCACCAAAATGATCATAAGCAGCTGATAAAAGTTGAAGAATTTGGATCTCAAACAAGAAAACTTGAAACCCCAATAAGAGCTTTAGTGAAAAAACCAAAGGTAGGCCAATCAATGGAAGGGAGAGGAACTTATGTACTTTCTGTCGAAGGTATTGATGTTCTAAATGATGAACCAGTCAGATTTGATGTGTTTGTTGCAAAACACCAAGCAggagatggagatgatgaagctgaagctgGTCCTGATTCTGAATTTGGTAAATTTGCTGGGAGTTTAGTTGAATTAGGTGGATCGagtggaacaaaaactttagaccTTGGGATTAGTTACTTAATCAAGGATATTCAGGCAACTGATTGTGATAATCTGGTTGTCACATTGAAACCAAGATCTGGTCAAGTTAGTGTTGGTTCTGTACGTGTTGAATATGTACTTCCCGATGACGACGATGAAGATTTCGACGATTGACC
This is a stretch of genomic DNA from Papaver somniferum cultivar HN1 chromosome 1, ASM357369v1, whole genome shotgun sequence. It encodes these proteins:
- the LOC113315593 gene encoding uncharacterized protein LOC113315593 isoform X2, producing MGLNCHHLEIEIQKLDDGHIDLSIRKFEVARNIRNPILGGRYSSAFRHHFVETVDEFFSVTLRYSSRGFKKVVCQIVVLRLDFSAMEWKEVYSLGDHVLFVGTKYSTSCSAAEAGIARGCLYFTLQCDQSLYRFEVESTSNSVILPCLKLPTPWDSADWIMIPRGRNGEDDMAGKDEPEKSMIKAVECKACVFSNHEGGKHGGMDSGGDSEKPWPWCILIDDNVESIANHLHRLDYAHFRSVSKANLALMPVGKLTSTCATRDTYLTPWLMFSRDHGSATFTFVNPMYDNEKYFLNLFDLVGAVIRFQKGGWLLMSKDDQVTNSLFFYNPFTRETIKLPQLPDEEIYGFSGISFSSLPTSSDCAVFPIEQRGGENVSLYFIRKGEAFWRFFVFGNADIGKYIPLHNTQVICNGVFYCVDYNGVLGVFNIEDNSWKVLEKPHQQFGAMYPSFLVESGGELLLVKLERYGTLFGIFRLDFNKMEWMRVESLGKHMLFVSYTSCISVVAPTSRMENKVYFPRLCLNGERVVFYSLETGTYSSFGSQHSATDFYDTEGWYANYTWIEPNWVKSTAQDLEWVMLPSS
- the LOC113359902 gene encoding dnaJ protein homolog — protein: MSRQGESIVRSLMVSLRDLYCGTSKKLSVSHNVICSNCACSGCKASGMKLVKLYYYGLVQQPCNDCGGRAVVETTISCPGCNDDKVVQEKKIIEVHDEGMPVHKKPDMKGNLHIHFIVEYPDSLTMEQHKALEGLRKEEIKIKQAEAPDEDDDMHERAQIHWVLTFLQRNILCRHEYTILF
- the LOC113315593 gene encoding uncharacterized protein LOC113315593 isoform X1, coding for MKNQAFYNICELNNQTCRKSTPELSGKSFWQHPSHQGWLIILCTEDRTDNFGDCFLWNPLTLETIQLPSIQQWYGTTLYVSLFGGCILSSPPDNADSIVLVLFSYASISSNQFYLFCHPGDKEWKTDKLSEDVLLKDDYIELHCFKGKLYVMGLNCHHLEIEIQKLDDGHIDLSIRKFEVARNIRNPILGGRYSSAFRHHFVETVDEFFSVTLRYSSRGFKKVVCQIVVLRLDFSAMEWKEVYSLGDHVLFVGTKYSTSCSAAEAGIARGCLYFTLQCDQSLYRFEVESTSNSVILPCLKLPTPWDSADWIMIPRGRNGEDDMAGKDEPEKSMIKAVECKACVFSNHEGGKHGGMDSGGDSEKPWPWCILIDDNVESIANHLHRLDYAHFRSVSKANLALMPVGKLTSTCATRDTYLTPWLMFSRDHGSATFTFVNPMYDNEKYFLNLFDLVGAVIRFQKGGWLLMSKDDQVTNSLFFYNPFTRETIKLPQLPDEEIYGFSGISFSSLPTSSDCAVFPIEQRGGENVSLYFIRKGEAFWRFFVFGNADIGKYIPLHNTQVICNGVFYCVDYNGVLGVFNIEDNSWKVLEKPHQQFGAMYPSFLVESGGELLLVKLERYGTLFGIFRLDFNKMEWMRVESLGKHMLFVSYTSCISVVAPTSRMENKVYFPRLCLNGERVVFYSLETGTYSSFGSQHSATDFYDTEGWYANYTWIEPNWVKSTAQDLEWVMLPSS